The Oleidesulfovibrio alaskensis DSM 16109 genome has a segment encoding these proteins:
- a CDS encoding DHH family phosphoesterase, which yields MRESTNHGMPAARIAEILRREDDFLIASHYNPDGDAIGSMAALAHMLRRMGKQVMLYNESGVPDQFGWLDMGAPCVTALDEIDSFAPRRLVVLDCGDDRRPGQEIRSLLSSVPSINIDHHLGNPQFADVNWVDSSCAATGEMVALIGRELGAVPDGPVGEALYLALVSDTGSFSYGNTTAQVLEIAADILRCGLDLGDFGPKMQNNWSLNRMQLWGRLMGAVRLSADGRIAALGISSAVLEETGTTIADAEGIINYMRRIRGVQVAVTVREHGPGRSKASLRSNGTADVQRVAAGFGGGGHRNAAGAELDMPLESAVQEILSSVSRNLALDAEGA from the coding sequence ATGCGGGAAAGCACAAACCACGGCATGCCCGCGGCACGCATTGCCGAAATACTGCGCCGCGAAGACGACTTTCTCATTGCCAGTCATTATAATCCGGACGGAGACGCCATAGGTTCCATGGCCGCTCTTGCGCACATGCTGCGCCGCATGGGCAAACAGGTCATGCTGTACAACGAGTCCGGCGTGCCGGACCAGTTCGGCTGGCTGGATATGGGCGCCCCCTGCGTCACCGCGCTGGACGAGATAGACAGCTTTGCTCCGCGCCGGCTTGTGGTGCTCGACTGCGGCGATGACCGCCGCCCGGGTCAGGAAATCCGTTCACTGCTTTCTTCTGTTCCCAGCATCAACATTGATCATCACTTGGGCAATCCCCAGTTCGCCGATGTGAACTGGGTTGATTCTTCCTGCGCCGCCACCGGCGAGATGGTCGCGCTTATCGGCCGTGAGCTGGGCGCAGTGCCCGACGGCCCCGTGGGCGAAGCTCTCTACCTTGCGCTGGTATCCGATACCGGTTCGTTCAGCTATGGCAACACCACGGCGCAGGTGCTTGAAATTGCAGCCGACATCCTGCGCTGCGGGCTTGATCTCGGCGATTTCGGACCGAAAATGCAGAACAACTGGAGCCTGAACCGCATGCAGCTGTGGGGCAGACTGATGGGTGCCGTGCGCCTGAGTGCAGACGGACGCATTGCGGCGCTGGGCATCAGCTCCGCCGTGCTGGAAGAAACCGGCACCACCATCGCCGATGCCGAAGGAATTATAAATTACATGCGCCGCATCCGTGGTGTACAGGTGGCCGTCACCGTGCGCGAACACGGTCCCGGACGTTCCAAAGCCAGCCTGCGTTCCAACGGCACGGCCGATGTACAGCGGGTTGCCGCCGGCTTCGGCGGAGGCGGGCACCGCAATGCCGCCGGTGCCGAACTGGACATGCCGCTGGAATCCGCCGTGCAGGAAATACTTTCATCCGTCTCGCGCAATCTTGCACTGGACGCCGAGGGCGCTTAA
- the rpsO gene encoding 30S ribosomal protein S15: protein MVMTPEKKMSIIEEYGQHEGDTGSPEVQVALLTARIEYLTEHFKSHKQDYHSRTGLLKLVGQRRNMLKYLAKKDVQRYRALIQKLGLRK from the coding sequence GTGGTAATGACTCCTGAAAAGAAGATGTCCATCATTGAAGAATACGGTCAGCACGAAGGCGATACCGGTTCTCCCGAAGTGCAGGTGGCCCTGCTTACTGCACGTATCGAATACCTGACTGAACACTTCAAGTCCCACAAACAGGACTATCACTCCCGTACCGGCCTGCTCAAGCTGGTCGGGCAGCGCCGCAACATGCTGAAGTACCTTGCTAAAAAGGACGTTCAGCGTTACCGCGCTCTCATTCAGAAGCTGGGCCTCAGAAAGTAG
- the pnp gene encoding polyribonucleotide nucleotidyltransferase translates to MENLFGAKRLTATVGGKEIIMETGRLANQADGAVWIQCGGTVVLCTVCTQPLEREISFFPLVVDYTEKMYAAGRIPGSFFRREIGRPSERETLVSRLIDRPLRPLFPKGFTNEVQILANVISADQENDSDVLALCGSSAAVMLSSVPFEAPVAGARVCRIDGEFVLNPTITEAAKADLNLVVAANRDALVMVEGEADFVPEEVIAQALEWAHREVQPIIDMQEKLRELAGKAKIEFVAPEEDTELKEKAEALATADLAAALQVREKMARKEAKKAVKEKVKAALLQDPAFAETPERLAALGDILSSLEKRIVRQRILKEGLRIDGRDTKTVRPIIIEAGALPRAHGSAIFSRGETKSLVVTTLGSTTDEQRMDSLTGDVTKRFMLHYNFPPYSVGEVKPVRVSRREIGHGALAERALRPVLPSPDSFPFTLRVVSETMESNGSSSMAAVCGGSLSLMDAGVPVKAPVAGIAMGLIKEDDQFIVLTDILGDEDALGDMDFKIAGTAEGVTAVQMDIKIDGLPAEVMGRALAQAREARLHILNEMAKVLPEPRQALSKYAPQLSVVEVNPEIIRVIIGPGGKNIKAITSATGASIDIEDSGRISIFAPTKESMDMAREMVMYYDQRPELGKNYTAKVRKIMEIGAIVEILPNCEALIHISQLDTSRVEKTEDVVQLGQDVEVKVIEINDGRVRASRKAVMLEAQGVEWDPADTARPPRKPRDRDDRGDRGGRGDRGDRGGRNGRGGDRRDRR, encoded by the coding sequence ATGGAAAATCTCTTCGGCGCCAAGCGCCTCACCGCCACCGTGGGCGGTAAAGAAATCATCATGGAAACCGGGCGACTGGCCAATCAGGCCGACGGCGCGGTATGGATTCAGTGCGGCGGCACCGTTGTGCTGTGCACCGTGTGCACGCAGCCTCTGGAACGCGAAATCAGCTTCTTTCCGCTGGTTGTTGACTACACCGAAAAGATGTACGCGGCAGGCCGCATTCCCGGCAGCTTTTTCCGCCGCGAAATAGGCCGCCCCAGCGAGCGCGAAACTCTTGTTTCCCGCCTCATCGACCGTCCCTTGCGTCCGCTGTTCCCCAAGGGTTTCACCAACGAAGTCCAGATTCTGGCCAATGTCATTTCCGCCGATCAGGAAAATGACTCCGACGTGCTGGCGCTGTGCGGTTCCTCCGCCGCCGTCATGCTGTCCAGTGTCCCCTTTGAAGCTCCCGTGGCCGGTGCCCGCGTCTGCCGCATCGACGGCGAATTTGTGCTTAACCCCACCATCACCGAAGCGGCAAAGGCCGACCTCAACCTTGTTGTGGCCGCCAACCGCGACGCTCTGGTCATGGTTGAGGGCGAAGCCGACTTCGTGCCCGAAGAAGTGATTGCGCAGGCCCTGGAATGGGCGCACCGCGAAGTGCAGCCCATCATCGACATGCAGGAAAAGCTGCGCGAACTGGCAGGCAAGGCCAAAATCGAGTTCGTGGCTCCTGAAGAAGACACTGAATTGAAGGAAAAGGCCGAAGCTCTTGCCACCGCAGATCTGGCAGCCGCACTGCAGGTCAGGGAAAAAATGGCCCGCAAGGAAGCCAAAAAGGCCGTAAAGGAAAAAGTGAAGGCCGCCCTGCTGCAGGACCCCGCCTTTGCCGAAACTCCCGAACGCCTTGCCGCTCTGGGCGATATTCTGAGCAGCCTTGAAAAACGCATCGTGCGCCAGCGCATACTCAAAGAAGGCCTGCGCATCGACGGCCGCGACACCAAAACCGTGCGCCCCATCATCATCGAAGCAGGTGCCCTGCCCCGCGCACACGGTTCGGCTATTTTCTCGCGCGGCGAGACCAAAAGCCTTGTGGTGACCACTCTTGGCAGCACCACCGACGAACAGCGCATGGACTCCCTTACCGGTGACGTAACCAAGCGCTTCATGCTGCATTACAACTTCCCGCCCTATTCGGTGGGTGAAGTGAAGCCCGTGCGCGTTTCCCGCCGCGAAATCGGTCACGGTGCGCTGGCAGAACGCGCTCTGCGCCCCGTACTGCCCTCGCCCGACAGCTTCCCCTTCACACTGCGCGTGGTTTCCGAAACCATGGAATCCAACGGCTCGTCCTCCATGGCCGCAGTATGCGGCGGCAGCCTTTCGCTGATGGACGCCGGTGTGCCCGTCAAGGCTCCGGTGGCCGGCATTGCCATGGGTCTCATCAAGGAAGATGACCAGTTCATCGTTCTTACCGACATTCTGGGTGATGAAGACGCTCTGGGCGATATGGACTTCAAAATCGCCGGCACCGCAGAAGGCGTCACCGCCGTGCAGATGGACATCAAAATCGACGGCCTGCCCGCCGAAGTGATGGGCCGCGCACTGGCTCAGGCCCGCGAAGCGCGTCTGCACATTCTGAATGAAATGGCCAAGGTGCTGCCCGAGCCGCGTCAGGCGCTTTCCAAATACGCTCCCCAGCTGAGCGTGGTGGAAGTGAACCCCGAAATCATCCGCGTGATCATCGGCCCCGGCGGCAAAAACATCAAAGCCATCACCTCGGCCACGGGTGCATCCATCGACATCGAGGACAGCGGCAGAATCTCCATTTTTGCCCCCACCAAAGAGTCCATGGATATGGCCCGCGAAATGGTCATGTACTACGACCAGCGCCCCGAACTGGGTAAAAACTACACCGCAAAAGTCCGCAAGATCATGGAGATCGGCGCCATTGTGGAAATTCTGCCCAATTGTGAAGCGCTGATTCACATCTCGCAGCTGGACACCTCGCGCGTGGAAAAAACCGAGGATGTTGTGCAGCTGGGACAGGACGTGGAAGTCAAGGTCATCGAGATCAATGACGGACGCGTACGCGCCTCGCGCAAGGCAGTCATGCTGGAAGCGCAGGGCGTGGAATGGGATCCGGCCGACACCGCACGCCCCCCGCGCAAACCCCGCGACCGTGACGACCGCGGAGACCGCGGCGGACGCGGCGACCGTGGTGACCGCGGCGGACGCAACGGACGCGGCGGCGATCGTCGCGACCGTCGCTAA
- a CDS encoding YlxR family protein, with protein sequence MTDGQKHIPIRTCVICRRRFAKSDLLRYVCPPGEPCGDPVADEAQTQPGRGYYVCSSEQCRQRFPKFRGWRRKCKGVHA encoded by the coding sequence ATGACTGACGGACAAAAACATATTCCGATACGCACCTGCGTCATCTGCAGGAGACGGTTTGCAAAGAGCGATCTCCTGCGCTACGTCTGCCCCCCGGGTGAGCCTTGCGGCGACCCCGTGGCCGACGAAGCTCAGACCCAGCCGGGCAGAGGCTACTACGTTTGCAGTAGTGAACAATGCAGGCAACGGTTCCCGAAGTTCCGGGGCTGGCGGAGAAAGTGCAAGGGGGTTCACGCATGA
- the truB gene encoding tRNA pseudouridine(55) synthase TruB, which translates to MADSKLAQQHGVLVLNKPKGPTSAHCIARIKRLGQKKIGHAGTLDPMAQGVLLVLLGQCTKISGYLMEGGEKIYSGTLELGRTTDTWDDEGETLSTADWTHVTEEDVVRAVDLWTGSSEQQVPAYSAAKHKGQPLYKLAREGKETPVKTRRIEISQAETLAVELPFVRFRVHCSSGTYIRSLAHSLGNRLGCGAVLTELIREYSHPFSLDEAHDLDDVLAEPAELAGRVIPLDKALPHWPKLRLSAADEARVKNGMPHPYDPAEMASMPFTEGIRAVLLDPAGDPLALAETAYRNQVPVWTVLRGLWNT; encoded by the coding sequence ATGGCTGATTCGAAACTTGCACAGCAGCACGGGGTACTGGTACTTAACAAACCCAAAGGCCCCACATCGGCTCACTGCATCGCCAGAATCAAACGGCTGGGGCAGAAAAAAATAGGCCACGCCGGCACGCTGGACCCCATGGCTCAGGGCGTGCTGCTGGTGCTGCTGGGCCAGTGCACCAAGATTTCCGGCTATCTGATGGAAGGCGGAGAAAAAATATACTCCGGCACGCTGGAACTGGGACGCACCACAGACACGTGGGACGACGAAGGCGAAACACTTTCCACAGCAGACTGGACGCACGTAACCGAAGAGGACGTGGTCCGCGCTGTCGACTTGTGGACAGGTTCGTCGGAACAGCAGGTTCCGGCATATTCCGCGGCCAAGCACAAGGGGCAGCCCCTGTACAAGCTGGCACGCGAAGGTAAGGAAACGCCTGTCAAAACAAGGCGTATAGAAATTTCACAGGCGGAAACGCTCGCTGTTGAGCTGCCGTTTGTGCGCTTCCGGGTTCATTGCAGTTCGGGCACCTATATACGATCCCTGGCCCACAGCTTGGGGAACCGTCTAGGGTGCGGCGCTGTGCTGACCGAACTCATCCGGGAGTACAGCCACCCGTTCTCGCTGGACGAAGCCCATGATCTGGACGACGTTCTGGCAGAACCGGCGGAACTTGCCGGCAGGGTCATACCGCTGGACAAGGCATTGCCGCACTGGCCCAAGCTGCGCCTGAGCGCAGCTGACGAAGCCCGTGTGAAAAACGGCATGCCCCATCCGTATGATCCGGCAGAAATGGCCAGCATGCCTTTTACCGAAGGTATCAGAGCCGTACTGCTCGACCCGGCCGGTGACCCGCTGGCTCTGGCGGAAACAGCCTACAGAAATCAGGTGCCCGTCTGGACGGTTCTGCGGGGGCTGTGGAATACATAA
- a CDS encoding DUF503 domain-containing protein: protein MVIGILTVEYTLHGNDSLKGKRRVASSLKAKVRAKFNVSIAEIANQDSLTRLSLAVVTVSNSEKHLQSRLTKCLSMMEAACPEEMTYSDMEFFGAE, encoded by the coding sequence ATGGTCATCGGTATTCTGACAGTAGAGTACACGCTGCACGGCAACGACTCGCTCAAAGGCAAACGCAGAGTTGCCTCCAGCCTGAAAGCCAAGGTCCGCGCCAAGTTCAACGTATCCATTGCAGAAATTGCCAATCAGGATTCGCTTACACGTCTTTCGCTGGCCGTGGTCACCGTAAGCAACAGCGAAAAGCACCTGCAGAGCAGACTTACCAAGTGCCTGAGCATGATGGAAGCAGCCTGCCCCGAAGAAATGACCTACAGCGATATGGAATTTTTCGGCGCCGAGTAG
- the infB gene encoding translation initiation factor IF-2, translated as MSETKIKIKDLATELNIAPKEVLAAAKKLDIPAKNATSTLTTEEARKVRGQVQEASGDARRKDGASDVIIRRRRKGSGAKPAAREEAAPAETEAQASPAQPEAKAAAPAAEAEEAPAAKPAPAKARKAEARTEAPRARIIRPATPQAEEKAEPAPETAAPAQPAPEAQPAAPEKVEAHDAGAPVQQAETTESAPAEPAAEKAPAEKRRYEVSMEPEKDSVQADTEADGDADGGRKKKKKKKREETAGPQVRVISRPDPAAVQAQAAAAAQAREERAERPDRGPRPAGARPAGPRPGGPRQGDSRPGDGRPAPRPGAPRPGGARPAAGFGQPAQAENSSPFADGQSKKKRQKGRRTVEFGDKGAGGKKMREDVGGNWNRGKKGKRKPETKPVSTQPQRAAKRKIKVDEAIRVSDFAHQMGVKAPEIIKILMSLGIMATINQSLDIDTATVVAAEFGYEVEKVGFSEDEFLLPKEVDADELLLPRPPVVTIMGHVDHGKTSLLDAIRKSSVTTGEAGGITQHIGAYHVSTKRGDIVFLDTPGHEAFTAMRARGAQVTDLVILVVAADDGVMEQTREAISHAKAAGVPIVVAVNKIDKEGANRDRVMRELAEQDLVPEEWGGDTIFSYVSAKTREGLDDLLEMLALQAEVLELKANPDKPARGRIVEAKLDKGRGAVGTVLIQEGTLKHGDAFVCGVFSGRVRAMFNDQGKKAKQAGPSIPVEVQGFEGVPVAGEEFICVKDEKVARRIAEQRAIKQRERDLARESKVTLETFLARRKTDAETQTLNLVLKADVQGSVGAITDALRKMQTEKVKVDIIHSGAGAITESDILLASASDAIIIGFNVRPTAKVKDVAEQEKVEIRFYDIIYKLSEEIKSAMAGLLAPVVREQYLGQAEVRETFSVPKVGTVAGCHVADGKIIRNTKVRLLRDGVVIYTGRINSLKRFKDDVKEVAKGFECGMGLENYNDIKIGDIIEAFEEVEEAATLD; from the coding sequence ATGAGCGAGACTAAAATCAAAATTAAGGACTTGGCCACCGAGCTGAACATCGCTCCGAAAGAAGTGCTGGCAGCGGCCAAGAAACTGGATATTCCGGCGAAAAACGCCACCAGCACGCTGACTACAGAAGAAGCGCGCAAGGTGCGCGGTCAGGTGCAGGAAGCATCGGGCGACGCCAGACGCAAAGACGGCGCTTCGGATGTCATCATCCGCAGACGCCGCAAGGGCTCCGGCGCAAAGCCGGCTGCCCGCGAAGAAGCAGCCCCTGCCGAAACAGAGGCACAGGCCTCTCCCGCGCAGCCCGAAGCCAAGGCGGCCGCACCGGCAGCCGAAGCTGAAGAAGCTCCCGCAGCCAAGCCCGCGCCTGCCAAAGCACGCAAGGCGGAAGCACGGACAGAAGCGCCCAGAGCGCGCATCATCCGGCCAGCCACCCCTCAGGCGGAGGAAAAAGCAGAACCCGCTCCCGAAACGGCCGCGCCCGCGCAGCCCGCACCGGAAGCGCAGCCTGCCGCGCCTGAAAAAGTTGAAGCACATGATGCGGGTGCACCGGTGCAACAGGCGGAAACAACCGAATCCGCTCCGGCTGAACCCGCGGCTGAAAAGGCGCCGGCAGAAAAGCGCCGTTACGAGGTTTCAATGGAACCTGAAAAAGACTCCGTGCAGGCCGACACCGAAGCCGATGGCGACGCTGACGGCGGCAGGAAAAAGAAAAAGAAAAAGAAACGCGAAGAAACCGCAGGGCCTCAGGTCCGTGTCATCTCGCGCCCCGACCCTGCAGCCGTGCAGGCTCAGGCTGCAGCTGCGGCTCAGGCCCGCGAAGAAAGGGCAGAACGTCCTGACCGCGGTCCCCGGCCGGCCGGCGCACGCCCCGCAGGTCCCCGCCCCGGCGGTCCCCGTCAGGGTGACTCGCGTCCCGGCGATGGCCGTCCCGCACCCCGCCCCGGCGCTCCGCGTCCGGGTGGTGCCCGCCCCGCGGCCGGTTTCGGACAGCCCGCTCAGGCCGAAAATTCTTCTCCCTTTGCCGACGGACAAAGCAAGAAGAAACGCCAGAAAGGCCGCCGTACGGTGGAATTCGGTGACAAGGGCGCAGGCGGCAAAAAAATGCGCGAAGATGTGGGCGGCAACTGGAACCGCGGCAAAAAGGGCAAACGCAAGCCCGAAACAAAGCCCGTGTCCACGCAGCCCCAGCGCGCGGCCAAGCGTAAAATCAAAGTGGATGAAGCTATCCGCGTGTCCGATTTTGCCCACCAGATGGGTGTGAAGGCACCGGAAATAATAAAAATTCTGATGTCGCTGGGCATTATGGCCACCATCAACCAGTCGCTGGATATCGACACCGCGACTGTGGTTGCCGCAGAATTCGGTTACGAAGTGGAAAAGGTGGGCTTCTCTGAAGATGAGTTCCTCCTGCCCAAGGAAGTGGATGCCGACGAACTGCTGCTGCCCCGTCCCCCTGTTGTCACCATCATGGGGCACGTTGACCACGGCAAGACGTCGCTGCTCGACGCCATCCGCAAATCCAGTGTCACCACCGGTGAAGCGGGCGGCATCACGCAGCACATCGGCGCATACCACGTAAGCACCAAGCGCGGCGACATCGTGTTTCTTGACACCCCCGGTCACGAGGCGTTCACCGCCATGCGTGCCCGCGGTGCACAGGTGACCGACCTTGTCATTCTGGTGGTTGCCGCGGACGACGGCGTGATGGAACAGACCCGTGAAGCCATCAGCCACGCCAAGGCCGCAGGTGTGCCCATTGTGGTTGCCGTGAACAAAATAGACAAGGAAGGCGCCAACAGAGACCGCGTAATGCGTGAACTGGCGGAGCAGGACCTTGTGCCCGAAGAATGGGGCGGCGACACCATTTTCTCGTATGTTTCGGCCAAGACCCGCGAAGGTCTGGACGATCTGCTGGAAATGCTGGCACTGCAGGCCGAAGTTCTGGAACTGAAAGCCAACCCCGACAAGCCCGCACGCGGACGCATTGTGGAAGCCAAACTGGACAAGGGCCGCGGTGCCGTGGGTACCGTGCTCATTCAGGAAGGCACGCTGAAACACGGCGACGCATTTGTCTGCGGCGTTTTCAGCGGGCGTGTGCGCGCCATGTTCAATGATCAGGGTAAAAAAGCCAAGCAGGCAGGCCCCTCCATTCCTGTCGAAGTGCAGGGATTTGAAGGCGTACCTGTGGCAGGTGAAGAGTTCATCTGCGTCAAGGATGAAAAGGTTGCCCGCCGCATTGCGGAACAGCGCGCCATCAAACAGCGCGAACGCGATCTGGCACGCGAAAGCAAGGTCACCCTGGAAACATTCCTTGCACGGCGCAAAACCGATGCCGAAACGCAGACCCTCAACCTCGTGCTCAAGGCCGACGTGCAGGGTTCCGTGGGCGCCATCACCGATGCGCTGCGTAAAATGCAGACCGAAAAAGTCAAAGTGGACATCATCCACAGCGGCGCCGGTGCCATCACCGAATCCGATATTCTGCTGGCTTCCGCTTCGGACGCCATCATCATCGGCTTCAACGTGCGCCCCACCGCCAAAGTGAAGGATGTGGCCGAACAGGAAAAGGTGGAAATCCGCTTCTACGACATCATTTACAAGCTGTCGGAAGAAATCAAATCCGCCATGGCCGGTCTGCTGGCCCCTGTGGTCAGAGAACAGTACCTCGGTCAGGCCGAAGTGCGCGAAACCTTCAGCGTGCCCAAGGTGGGAACCGTTGCCGGCTGCCATGTGGCCGACGGCAAGATCATCCGCAACACCAAGGTGCGCCTGCTGCGCGACGGCGTGGTCATCTACACCGGACGCATCAACTCGCTCAAGCGCTTCAAGGACGACGTCAAGGAAGTTGCCAAGGGCTTTGAATGCGGCATGGGTCTTGAAAACTACAACGACATCAAGATAGGCGACATCATCGAAGCCTTTGAAGAAGTCGAAGAAGCAGCGACCCTCGATTAA